A portion of the Cyanobium sp. PCC 7001 genome contains these proteins:
- a CDS encoding anti-sigma factor, protein MPNPDLPPPDPATIDELLAGHALGDLDEAEQTLLRRHLAADPSLHSRLEELSTTLQLLPLALPEQTLPPHRLRDKLLRGRLPTPREPGTPPRPIWGKLVMAALAGGLLVTGLQVHQLRQQLAQRAEPAPTLPVARTLTMRGEGAGSTASGQVVVQSGLGYNLLKIKGLPSPPPDHVYRLWADVDGRQVGCVQFVPDDMGVVSMPIPTEPSSQARRLSIRLEPLRPGGERPQGPRVLTSV, encoded by the coding sequence ATGCCGAACCCCGATCTGCCTCCTCCGGATCCCGCCACGATCGACGAGCTGCTGGCCGGCCATGCCCTGGGCGATCTCGATGAGGCCGAGCAGACGCTGCTGCGCCGGCACCTGGCCGCCGATCCCAGCCTGCACAGTCGGCTCGAGGAGCTGAGCACCACCCTGCAGCTGCTGCCCCTGGCGCTGCCGGAGCAGACCCTGCCACCGCACCGCCTCCGCGACAAGCTCCTGCGCGGCAGACTCCCCACCCCACGGGAGCCGGGAACCCCGCCGCGCCCCATCTGGGGAAAGCTCGTGATGGCGGCTCTGGCCGGCGGCCTCCTCGTGACGGGCCTGCAGGTGCACCAGCTGCGCCAGCAGCTGGCCCAGAGGGCCGAGCCAGCCCCGACACTGCCGGTGGCGCGGACCCTCACCATGCGGGGGGAAGGAGCGGGCAGCACGGCGAGCGGCCAGGTGGTGGTGCAGTCCGGCCTGGGCTACAACCTCCTCAAGATCAAGGGTCTGCCGTCGCCGCCCCCCGACCACGTGTACCGGCTCTGGGCGGATGTGGACGGCCGCCAGGTGGGCTGTGTGCAGTTCGTTCCCGACGACATGGGGGTGGTGTCGATGCCCATTCCCACCGAGCCCTCCAGCCAGGCGCGACGGCTGAGCATCAGGCTCGAACCGCTGCGCCCCGGGGGCGAGCGACCCCAGGGTCCCCGCGTGCTCACCAGCGTCTGA
- the arsS gene encoding arsenosugar biosynthesis radical SAM (seleno)protein ArsS (Some members of this family are selenoproteins.) translates to MTQAPSLTATSFPPLRRRELACLQVNLGYRCNQSCSHCHVNAGPTRTESMEADTAALIPAVLQARGLTTLDLTGGAPELHPLFRSLVREARQLGVSVIDRCNLTILSEPGQEDLAGFLAAQVVVVVASLPCYSAGNVDRQRGDGVFERSITGLRQLNALGYGDPDSGLELNLVYNPQGAALPPPQPQLEADYKRVLAADFGIRFNRLFALANMPIQRFASGLERAGQLEPYRELLRRNHRDSNLEAVMCRSLISVDWQGYLYDCDFNQMLAMPAGGRRNPRPHLRDLLSQDPSGMPIAVDDHCYGCTAGSGSSCSGALG, encoded by the coding sequence GTGACCCAAGCCCCGAGCCTCACGGCCACCTCCTTCCCGCCGCTGCGGCGCCGGGAGCTCGCCTGCCTGCAGGTGAACCTGGGCTACCGCTGCAACCAGAGCTGCAGTCACTGCCATGTGAATGCAGGGCCCACCCGCACCGAGAGCATGGAGGCCGACACGGCCGCCCTGATTCCTGCCGTGCTCCAGGCCCGGGGCCTCACCACACTCGATCTCACCGGTGGCGCGCCGGAGCTCCATCCCCTGTTCCGCTCACTCGTGAGGGAGGCGCGGCAGCTGGGGGTCAGCGTGATCGACCGCTGCAACCTCACGATCCTGAGCGAACCGGGCCAGGAGGATCTGGCCGGCTTTCTGGCCGCCCAGGTGGTGGTGGTGGTGGCCTCGCTGCCCTGCTACTCCGCCGGCAACGTCGATCGCCAGCGGGGCGATGGGGTGTTCGAGCGCAGCATCACGGGCCTGCGGCAACTGAACGCCCTGGGCTACGGCGACCCCGACTCCGGCCTGGAGCTCAACCTGGTGTACAACCCCCAGGGAGCAGCGCTGCCACCGCCCCAGCCCCAGCTGGAGGCCGACTACAAACGGGTGCTGGCGGCCGATTTCGGCATTCGCTTCAACCGCCTGTTCGCCCTGGCCAACATGCCGATCCAGCGCTTCGCCTCAGGCCTGGAACGGGCGGGACAGCTGGAGCCTTACAGGGAGCTGCTGCGCCGGAACCACAGGGACAGCAACCTGGAGGCGGTGATGTGCCGCAGCCTGATCAGCGTGGACTGGCAGGGATACCTCTACGACTGCGACTTCAACCAGATGCTGGCGATGCCCGCCGGCGGCCGCCGCAACCCCCGCCCCCACCTCAGGGACCTGCTGAGTCAGGATCCCAGCGGCATGCCCATCGCGGTGGACGACCACTGCTACGGCTGCACGGCCGGCAGCGGTTCCAGCTGCAGCGGTGCCCTCGGCTGA
- a CDS encoding methyltransferase domain-containing protein, giving the protein MVSTSPDQTSRDQAITSQVRAYYGEVLGSSADLRTSACCDASAVPAQLKPLLARIHPEVLERYYGCGLVAPPLLEGLRVLDLGCGTGRDVYLLAQLVGSRGEVVGVDMTAEQLAVARSHQAFHAEQFGFANVHFLEGRIEALDALELEPASFDLVISNCVVNLSTDKAAVLEGVRRLLRPGGEFYFADVYADRRVPEALRHDPVLYGECLGGALYWNDFLRLSRRAGFADPRLVEHRPLAITDPLLAERTGSVRFFSATYRLFHLDDLEDACEDHGQAVIYRGTVPGHPHGFRLDTHHWMETGRVFPVCGNTYRMLADTRFAPHFDLIGDFSRHFGLFPGCGGALPFRSSTSLEQEETGAESDGGGCC; this is encoded by the coding sequence ATGGTGTCCACCAGCCCCGACCAGACCAGCCGCGATCAGGCCATCACCAGCCAGGTGCGGGCGTACTACGGCGAGGTGCTGGGCAGCAGCGCCGACCTGCGCACCAGCGCCTGTTGCGACGCCAGCGCCGTGCCGGCGCAGCTGAAGCCCCTCCTGGCCCGGATCCACCCTGAGGTGCTGGAGCGTTACTACGGCTGTGGCCTGGTGGCGCCGCCGCTGCTGGAGGGGCTGCGGGTGCTGGATCTGGGCTGCGGCACCGGCCGCGATGTCTACCTGCTGGCCCAGCTGGTGGGCAGCCGCGGCGAGGTGGTGGGGGTGGACATGACGGCGGAGCAGCTGGCGGTGGCCCGCAGCCACCAGGCCTTCCATGCCGAGCAGTTCGGCTTCGCCAATGTGCACTTCCTGGAGGGCCGGATCGAGGCCCTGGATGCCCTCGAGCTGGAGCCCGCCAGCTTCGACCTGGTGATCTCCAACTGCGTGGTGAACCTCTCCACCGACAAGGCGGCCGTGCTGGAGGGGGTGCGCCGGCTGCTGCGGCCGGGAGGGGAGTTCTATTTCGCCGATGTCTATGCCGATCGGCGGGTGCCGGAGGCCCTGCGCCACGATCCGGTGCTCTACGGCGAATGCCTGGGCGGAGCCCTCTACTGGAACGATTTCCTCCGCCTGAGCCGCCGGGCCGGATTCGCCGATCCCAGGCTGGTGGAGCACAGGCCTCTGGCCATCACCGATCCGCTGCTGGCCGAGCGCACCGGATCGGTGCGGTTCTTCTCGGCCACCTACCGCCTCTTCCACCTCGATGACCTGGAGGATGCCTGCGAAGACCACGGTCAGGCGGTGATCTACCGGGGCACGGTTCCCGGCCATCCCCATGGTTTCCGCCTCGACACCCACCACTGGATGGAAACCGGGCGGGTGTTTCCGGTGTGCGGCAACACCTACCGGATGCTCGCCGACACCCGTTTCGCTCCCCACTTTGACCTCATCGGCGACTTCAGCCGTCATTTCGGACTGTTCCCCGGCTGCGGCGGTGCCCTGCCCTTCCGGAGCAGCACCTCGCTGGAGCAGGAGGAGACCGGGGCGGAATCGGACGGCGGCGGCTGCTGCTGA
- a CDS encoding calcium/sodium antiporter has product MSSSLVSGVQIVLGIALLFAGGELFVAGSVALSLLLGIPQIVIGLTVVSLGTSAPELFVSLISTVQGNLGSAGADNLAVSNIVGSNIFNVLVVLGLSAVIVPLRVRSRLVRRDVPLLLGVSMAVWGMASTGRLTWQAGTALLLATLMNLVWEMRTARENPDEGNEINGGDASPAPVAAVKLAAGLALLVGGSQLLVAGATTAALAFGVSTTVIGLTVVAAGTSMPELVTSVVAAYRGKADLAIGNVIGSNLLNQLVILGICAVVSGPRGLEVDAVMIQRDLPIMVLTTLACLPIFWSHGVISRLEGGVLLLLYGVYLVEQLLLSTAPSLLGDFRLITLLVVVPAVLVVLAWQVIAWRQRRPEA; this is encoded by the coding sequence GTGTCGTCCTCCCTGGTGAGCGGTGTCCAGATCGTTCTGGGCATTGCTCTGCTCTTCGCTGGTGGAGAGCTGTTTGTGGCCGGGTCCGTCGCTCTCTCGCTGCTGCTGGGGATTCCCCAGATCGTGATCGGCCTCACGGTGGTGTCGCTGGGCACCAGCGCTCCCGAACTGTTCGTGAGCCTGATCTCCACCGTCCAGGGAAACCTGGGTAGCGCCGGCGCCGACAACCTGGCAGTGAGCAACATCGTGGGCAGCAACATCTTCAATGTGCTGGTGGTGCTCGGCCTCAGCGCGGTGATCGTGCCGCTGCGGGTGCGCAGCAGGCTGGTGCGGCGTGATGTGCCGCTGCTGCTGGGGGTGTCAATGGCGGTATGGGGCATGGCCTCCACCGGGCGGCTCACGTGGCAGGCCGGAACGGCGCTGCTGTTGGCCACCCTGATGAACCTGGTGTGGGAGATGCGCACCGCCCGCGAGAACCCCGATGAGGGCAATGAGATCAACGGGGGTGACGCCAGCCCCGCTCCTGTGGCAGCCGTCAAGCTGGCCGCCGGCCTGGCCCTGCTGGTTGGCGGCTCCCAGCTGCTGGTGGCGGGTGCCACCACCGCCGCCCTCGCCTTCGGGGTGAGCACCACGGTGATCGGCCTGACCGTGGTGGCCGCCGGCACCTCGATGCCGGAACTGGTCACCTCCGTGGTGGCGGCCTACCGGGGCAAGGCGGATCTGGCCATCGGCAACGTGATCGGCAGCAACCTGCTCAACCAGCTGGTGATCCTGGGGATCTGCGCGGTGGTGTCCGGGCCGCGGGGCCTGGAGGTGGACGCCGTGATGATCCAGCGCGACCTTCCGATCATGGTGCTCACCACGCTCGCCTGCCTGCCGATCTTCTGGAGCCATGGGGTGATCAGCCGCCTGGAGGGGGGCGTGCTGCTGCTCCTCTATGGGGTGTATCTGGTGGAGCAGCTGCTGCTGAGCACGGCGCCCTCCCTACTGGGGGACTTCCGGCTGATCACCCTGCTGGTGGTGGTGCCCGCCGTGCTGGTGGTGCTGGCCTGGCAGGTGATCGCCTGGCGCCAGCGGCGGCCCGAGGCTTGA
- a CDS encoding gamma carbonic anhydrase family protein — protein MAPFPWPDPQIHPDAWVAASAVVIGAVELAAGASLWPTAVARGDVCPIRIGAGSNVQDGAVLHGDPDQPVTIGVDVTIGHRAVIHGATLEDGCLIGIGAVVLNGVTVGEGALVGAGSVVTRDVPPGALVMGTPAAVKRQLSPEAIAGQREHARRYRQLAMVHAGRGEADQRPWI, from the coding sequence ATGGCGCCCTTCCCCTGGCCCGACCCGCAGATCCATCCCGACGCCTGGGTGGCCGCCAGCGCGGTGGTGATCGGCGCAGTGGAGCTGGCGGCCGGCGCCAGCCTCTGGCCCACGGCCGTGGCCCGGGGCGATGTCTGCCCGATCCGGATCGGCGCGGGCAGCAACGTGCAGGACGGCGCCGTGCTGCACGGCGATCCGGACCAGCCCGTGACCATCGGCGTGGACGTGACCATCGGCCATCGGGCCGTGATCCATGGCGCCACCCTCGAGGACGGCTGCCTGATCGGCATCGGCGCGGTGGTGCTCAACGGCGTCACCGTGGGGGAGGGGGCCCTGGTGGGGGCTGGATCGGTGGTGACCCGGGACGTGCCGCCCGGAGCCCTGGTGATGGGAACGCCGGCAGCCGTGAAACGGCAACTCTCCCCGGAAGCGATCGCCGGCCAGCGCGAGCACGCCCGCCGCTACCGGCAACTGGCGATGGTCCACGCCGGCCGCGGGGAAGCCGATCAGCGGCCCTGGATCTAA
- a CDS encoding photosystem II protein Y, with protein MDARLVLVAAPILLAAAWAVFHIGRAAVGQLQLMIKRARA; from the coding sequence ATGGACGCACGGCTGGTGCTGGTTGCCGCTCCGATCCTGCTCGCTGCCGCCTGGGCTGTGTTCCACATCGGCCGCGCCGCCGTGGGTCAGCTGCAGCTGATGATCAAGCGCGCCCGCGCCTGA
- the trmFO gene encoding FADH(2)-oxidizing methylenetetrahydrofolate--tRNA-(uracil(54)-C(5))-methyltransferase TrmFO: MTLLVIGAGLAGTEAAWQIAQSGLPVRLVEMRPVRRSPAHHSGEFAELVCSNSFGALSSDRAAGLLQQELRSLGSLVIGTADHHAVPAGGALAVDRGRYSAALTEALERHPLVTVERREQTGLPAADQIAVLATGPLTSEPLAEQLRAFTGRADCHFFDAASPIVEGDSIDLGVAFRASRYDKGDADYINCPMGREQYLAFRAALLAAEQAELKDFEKESASFFEGCLPIEELARRGEDTMRYGPLKPIGLWDPRWGDVNDREVRRARRAYAVVQLRQEDKDGRLWNLVGFQTNLKWGEQKRVLRMIPGLEQAEFVRFGVMHRNTFLEAPQLLDPTLQFRRRPTLLAAGQITGTEGYAAAVAGGWLAGTNAARLARGLEPLTLPPTTMMGALAHFIAEAPSGRFQPMPPNFGLLPELPERIRDKRRRYGAYRDRALADLDAWRRHHGEAQPAPSEAPVPVGTP, translated from the coding sequence TTGACCCTTCTGGTGATAGGTGCCGGCCTGGCCGGCACCGAGGCGGCCTGGCAGATCGCACAATCCGGTCTGCCGGTGCGGCTGGTGGAGATGCGACCGGTGCGGCGCTCACCGGCCCACCACAGCGGCGAATTCGCCGAGCTGGTGTGCAGCAACAGCTTCGGTGCCCTCAGCAGCGACCGCGCCGCCGGCCTGCTGCAGCAGGAGCTGCGCAGCCTCGGCTCCTTGGTGATCGGCACCGCCGACCACCATGCCGTGCCGGCCGGTGGTGCCCTGGCCGTGGACCGGGGCCGCTACAGCGCCGCCCTCACCGAGGCGCTCGAACGGCATCCGCTGGTGACCGTGGAGCGGCGCGAGCAGACAGGGCTTCCCGCTGCCGACCAGATCGCGGTGCTGGCCACGGGTCCCCTCACCAGCGAACCCCTCGCCGAGCAGCTGCGGGCCTTCACCGGCCGCGCCGACTGCCACTTCTTCGATGCGGCGAGCCCGATCGTGGAGGGCGACAGCATCGATCTGGGCGTCGCCTTCCGCGCCTCCCGCTACGACAAGGGCGACGCCGACTACATCAACTGTCCGATGGGTCGGGAGCAGTACCTCGCCTTCCGCGCCGCGCTGCTGGCGGCCGAGCAGGCCGAACTCAAGGACTTCGAGAAGGAGAGTGCCAGCTTCTTCGAGGGGTGCCTGCCGATCGAGGAGCTGGCCCGCCGCGGCGAGGACACCATGCGCTACGGCCCGCTCAAGCCGATCGGCCTCTGGGACCCCCGCTGGGGCGACGTGAACGACCGGGAGGTGCGCCGGGCCCGCCGGGCCTACGCCGTGGTGCAGCTCCGCCAGGAGGACAAGGACGGCCGGCTCTGGAACCTGGTGGGCTTTCAGACCAACCTCAAATGGGGCGAGCAGAAGCGCGTGCTGCGGATGATTCCGGGGCTGGAGCAGGCGGAGTTCGTGCGTTTCGGGGTGATGCACCGCAACACCTTCCTGGAGGCGCCGCAGCTGCTCGATCCCACCCTGCAGTTCCGCCGCAGACCCACCCTGCTGGCGGCGGGCCAGATCACCGGCACCGAGGGCTACGCCGCAGCCGTGGCCGGCGGCTGGCTCGCCGGCACCAACGCCGCCCGCCTGGCCCGCGGCCTGGAGCCGCTCACCCTGCCGCCCACCACGATGATGGGCGCCCTCGCCCACTTCATCGCCGAAGCCCCCTCCGGCAGGTTCCAGCCGATGCCGCCCAACTTCGGCCTGCTGCCGGAGCTGCCCGAGCGGATCCGCGACAAGCGCCGCCGCTACGGCGCCTACCGCGATCGGGCCCTGGCGGATCTGGACGCCTGGCGCCGGCACCACGGCGAGGCGCAACCCGCCCCCAGCGAGGCCCCCGTTCCGGTCGGCACGCCCTAG
- the crtH gene encoding carotenoid isomerase: MTLAPSPVDAPAAHHQGPWDVIVIGAGIGGLVTASQLAAKGATVLVLERYLIPGGSGGSFRREGYTFDVGASMIFGFGTQGHTNLLTRALADLGEHCDTIPDPAQLAYHLPGGLEVAVDRDYERFIADLTALFPHEARGIRAFYDTCWQVFRCLDAMPLLSLEDPAYLAKVFFRAPLACLGLARWLPVNVGSVARQHIRDERLLKFIDMECFCWSVMPADRTPMINAGMVFSDRHAGGINYPRGGVGTIAEKLVAGLERHGGSIRYRSRVTRVLVEQGHAVGVELASGEQLHARRVVSNATRWDTFSGEDSPRSSLVDAAHTPAAEATWRRRYRPSSSFLSLHLGIDAALVPEGFHCHHLLLERWEEMEAEQGVVFVSMPTLLDPSLAPEGRHILHTFTPSAMEDWKDLGPSAYAAKKEADAARLIQRLEALLPGLQGAIRHRDVGTPRTHRRFLGRSGGSYGPIPALNLPGLLPMPFNRTGLPGLYCVGDSCFPGQGLNAVAFSGFACAHRIGADLGLNPWALPA; this comes from the coding sequence GTGACCCTCGCCCCCTCCCCTGTCGACGCGCCTGCCGCTCATCACCAAGGGCCCTGGGATGTGATCGTGATCGGCGCCGGCATCGGCGGCCTGGTCACAGCCAGCCAGCTGGCCGCCAAGGGGGCGACGGTGCTGGTGCTGGAGCGCTACCTGATCCCGGGGGGCAGCGGCGGCAGCTTCCGGCGCGAGGGCTACACCTTCGATGTGGGCGCCTCGATGATCTTCGGCTTCGGCACCCAGGGCCACACCAACCTGCTCACCCGCGCCCTGGCCGACCTGGGCGAACACTGCGACACGATTCCGGATCCGGCCCAGCTGGCCTACCACCTGCCCGGCGGGCTGGAGGTGGCGGTGGACCGCGATTACGAACGGTTCATCGCCGATCTCACCGCCCTCTTTCCCCATGAGGCGCGCGGCATCCGGGCCTTCTACGACACCTGCTGGCAGGTGTTCCGCTGCCTCGATGCGATGCCGTTGCTGTCGCTGGAGGATCCGGCCTACCTGGCCAAGGTGTTCTTCCGGGCACCGCTGGCCTGCCTGGGCCTGGCCCGCTGGCTGCCGGTGAATGTGGGGTCGGTGGCGCGGCAGCACATCCGCGATGAGCGGCTGCTGAAGTTCATCGACATGGAGTGCTTCTGCTGGTCGGTGATGCCGGCGGACCGCACACCGATGATCAATGCCGGCATGGTGTTCTCCGATCGCCACGCCGGCGGCATCAACTACCCCCGTGGTGGCGTGGGCACGATCGCCGAGAAGCTGGTGGCGGGGCTGGAACGCCATGGGGGCAGCATCCGCTACCGATCCCGGGTGACCCGGGTGCTGGTGGAGCAGGGCCACGCCGTGGGGGTGGAGCTGGCCAGTGGTGAGCAGCTCCACGCCCGGCGGGTGGTGAGCAACGCCACCCGCTGGGACACCTTCAGCGGCGAGGACTCACCGCGCAGCTCCCTCGTGGACGCGGCCCACACCCCTGCCGCGGAGGCCACCTGGCGGCGGCGCTACCGGCCCTCCTCCTCGTTCCTCTCGCTGCACCTGGGCATCGACGCCGCCTTGGTGCCCGAGGGGTTCCACTGCCACCACCTGCTGCTGGAGCGCTGGGAGGAAATGGAGGCGGAGCAGGGGGTGGTGTTCGTGTCGATGCCCACCCTGCTGGATCCATCTCTGGCCCCCGAGGGGCGCCACATCCTTCACACCTTCACCCCCAGCGCCATGGAGGACTGGAAGGATCTCGGCCCCAGCGCCTACGCCGCCAAGAAGGAGGCCGACGCCGCCCGGCTGATCCAGCGGCTGGAGGCTCTGCTGCCCGGGCTGCAGGGGGCGATCCGCCATCGGGATGTGGGGACCCCCCGCACCCACCGCCGCTTCCTCGGCCGCAGCGGCGGCAGCTACGGACCGATCCCAGCCCTGAACCTGCCCGGACTGCTGCCGATGCCCTTCAACCGCACCGGTCTGCCCGGCCTCTACTGCGTGGGGGATTCCTGCTTTCCGGGCCAGGGGCTCAATGCGGTGGCCTTCAGTGGCTTCGCCTGCGCCCATCGCATCGGCGCCGATCTGGGGCTCAATCCCTGGGCCCTGCCCGCCTGA
- a CDS encoding response regulator transcription factor — translation MPAQPPPSPQPAPDLAKRVLVVDPHATLRTVLAQRLRQDGHLAAAVASATEALEVCRDQSPDLLISAELLDESSALRLASQLRCPVMVLTARTGSEPVVTLLDAGADDVLRKPFGLEELAARCRTLLRRSATGLQERVCVGPLEVHLLLRQVTLRDQPVELSPREFALLCALLMPPGVVRSRQELLRMAWPPFSGGPRSVDTQVLTLRRKLEQAGLGEGGGIDTVRQQGYRFSLDTLPEVAPGNGELLQMGNPGNPINSVA, via the coding sequence GTGCCAGCCCAACCACCCCCTTCGCCGCAGCCTGCCCCAGACCTGGCCAAGCGTGTGCTGGTGGTCGACCCCCACGCCACGCTCCGCACGGTGCTGGCCCAGCGTCTTCGTCAGGATGGCCACCTGGCCGCGGCCGTGGCCAGCGCCACCGAGGCTCTGGAGGTGTGCCGGGACCAATCCCCCGATCTGCTGATCAGCGCCGAACTGCTCGATGAGAGCAGCGCCCTCCGTCTCGCCAGTCAGCTGCGATGCCCGGTGATGGTGCTCACGGCCCGCACCGGCTCCGAACCGGTGGTGACCCTTCTCGATGCGGGCGCCGATGACGTGCTGCGCAAGCCCTTCGGGCTGGAGGAACTGGCCGCCCGCTGCCGCACCCTGCTGCGACGCAGCGCCACCGGCCTGCAGGAGAGGGTGTGTGTTGGTCCGCTGGAGGTGCATCTGCTGCTGCGGCAGGTGACCCTACGCGACCAGCCGGTGGAGCTGAGCCCCCGGGAGTTCGCGCTGCTCTGCGCCCTGCTGATGCCCCCTGGCGTGGTCCGCAGCCGCCAGGAACTGCTGCGCATGGCCTGGCCCCCGTTCAGTGGCGGGCCCCGGTCGGTCGATACCCAGGTGCTCACGTTGCGCCGCAAGCTCGAACAGGCCGGCCTGGGGGAAGGCGGGGGCATCGACACGGTGCGCCAGCAGGGCTACCGGTTCAGCCTCGACACCCTTCCCGAGGTGGCTCCAGGCAATGGAGAGCTGCTGCAGATGGGCAACCCCGGCAATCCGATCAACTCGGTGGCCTAG
- a CDS encoding DUF6761 family protein, whose protein sequence is MTALQHPDAIRHFQSLCDACQELAHRYHSPADMRLYADGYLHALRRTAVLDPIAQRRLEELVERWIMDPSSFIGANGDPRTLYESETGRH, encoded by the coding sequence ATGACCGCGCTCCAGCATCCCGACGCCATCCGCCACTTCCAGTCGCTGTGCGATGCCTGCCAGGAGCTGGCCCATCGCTACCACAGCCCGGCGGACATGCGCCTGTATGCCGACGGCTACCTGCACGCCCTGCGCCGCACCGCCGTGCTCGACCCGATCGCCCAGCGTCGGCTCGAGGAGCTGGTGGAGCGCTGGATCATGGATCCCTCCAGCTTCATCGGCGCCAACGGCGACCCCCGCACCCTCTACGAGAGCGAAACGGGCCGCCATTGA
- the grxD gene encoding Grx4 family monothiol glutaredoxin produces MDASVKQRIDALVSSSPIMVFMKGTKLMPQCGFSNNVVQILNALGVPFDTFDVLSDPEIRQGIKEYSEWPTIPQVYLKGEFIGGSDILIEMYNSGELREQLEVALAS; encoded by the coding sequence ATGGACGCATCCGTCAAGCAGCGCATCGACGCCCTCGTTTCCAGCAGCCCGATCATGGTGTTCATGAAGGGCACCAAGCTGATGCCGCAGTGCGGCTTCTCGAACAACGTGGTCCAGATCCTCAACGCCCTGGGCGTTCCCTTCGACACGTTCGATGTGCTGAGCGATCCGGAGATCCGTCAGGGCATCAAGGAGTACTCGGAATGGCCCACCATCCCCCAGGTGTACCTGAAGGGTGAGTTCATCGGAGGCTCGGACATCCTGATCGAGATGTACAACTCCGGCGAACTGCGCGAACAACTGGAAGTGGCCCTCGCCAGCTGA
- a CDS encoding BolA family protein, translating into MVQPDQVKAAIQRAMPDALIDVEDLTGGGDHLQVTVVSSAFAGLTRIRQHQLVYGALRQELASEAIHALALQTSTPS; encoded by the coding sequence ATGGTGCAACCTGACCAGGTCAAGGCCGCCATCCAGCGCGCCATGCCGGACGCTCTCATCGATGTGGAGGATCTCACCGGCGGTGGTGATCATCTGCAGGTGACGGTGGTGTCGAGTGCGTTTGCCGGGCTGACCCGCATCCGGCAGCACCAGCTCGTGTACGGCGCCCTGCGCCAGGAACTGGCCAGCGAGGCCATCCATGCCCTGGCCCTGCAAACGTCAACCCCCAGCTGA
- a CDS encoding 1-acyl-sn-glycerol-3-phosphate acyltransferase, translated as MTLIGERTAPMAQPEAEGDGRSAAPGDRPGSALAGTSPREAQVCRGISPWLAPLAMVTTQDLVLPLWFRSIQVEGRELLPAAGPVLLAPTHKARWDALLLPHAAGRRVTGRDCRFMVTIDEMRSLQGWFLQRLGCFPVNQARPSLASLRYAVDLLAAGEQLVVFPEGRIRREQGPLRLHQGLARLALLAAGRGVSVPVVPVGLAYTHPSPRPCDRAAVHFGAPMWIQGEGRDAAQAFTQDLAAALTLLEARATASLAPDGDPPVPSG; from the coding sequence ATGACCTTGATCGGGGAGCGAACGGCGCCGATGGCCCAGCCGGAGGCGGAGGGCGATGGCCGGAGTGCCGCGCCTGGCGACAGGCCGGGGTCGGCCCTGGCCGGCACCAGTCCGCGGGAGGCGCAGGTGTGCCGCGGCATCAGCCCCTGGCTGGCCCCGCTGGCCATGGTCACCACCCAGGATCTGGTGCTGCCCCTCTGGTTTCGCTCGATCCAGGTGGAGGGCCGGGAGCTGCTGCCCGCGGCAGGCCCGGTGCTGCTCGCCCCCACCCACAAGGCCCGCTGGGATGCCCTGTTGCTGCCCCATGCGGCCGGCCGACGCGTCACCGGCCGCGACTGCCGCTTCATGGTCACCATCGACGAGATGCGCAGCCTGCAGGGCTGGTTCCTGCAGCGGCTCGGCTGTTTCCCCGTGAACCAGGCCAGGCCGTCCCTGGCGAGCCTGCGCTATGCCGTGGACCTGTTGGCGGCCGGAGAGCAGCTGGTGGTCTTCCCCGAAGGCCGCATCCGCCGCGAGCAGGGGCCGCTCCGTCTCCACCAGGGTCTGGCCCGGCTGGCCCTGCTCGCGGCCGGGCGTGGGGTGTCCGTGCCGGTGGTTCCGGTGGGGCTGGCCTACACCCATCCCTCCCCCCGCCCCTGTGACCGGGCGGCCGTTCACTTCGGAGCCCCGATGTGGATTCAGGGGGAGGGGAGGGATGCGGCCCAGGCGTTCACCCAGGACCTGGCCGCTGCCCTCACCCTGCTCGAGGCCCGGGCCACGGCTTCGCTCGCGCCGGACGGCGATCCCCCGGTGCCCTCCGGATAG